From Centroberyx gerrardi isolate f3 chromosome 10, fCenGer3.hap1.cur.20231027, whole genome shotgun sequence:
GCTCGCGTGTCGGCGGGCTCGAGCTCTCCTGCGCCCTGCGaacaaaaagcaaaacagtCACACAGTCTTAGAGGGAATCCTCTGTCTTAAGACACATCTTTGTGACTTTTATCATCCAGTCAGATCAGGACGCATAAAGTCTGGTGCacaaaagaagagaaaacatgAATTTCTCTATCAGGGGGATCAAAAGAGTGTCACATAAATAGACTAATATTACCcaggttttctattcttgtGGGGACATTTGGACACCACAAGGTACTAAAATCatgactttatttttctctctttttttttatttcttcctcttcccccccccccctcttcttctaattctctctttttttcccctctcactttttctcctccttttctttttcctttctcttttgttttttccttgtttttctttctctccctctctctcaaacacacacatttgttgtGGGGACATTTGGATGCCACAAGGTACTAAACCCACAAccatttctttatctttctctctcctccctattcctctcattcttcctcctctttttcccctttcttttattttttctttctctgttctctctctccctctctctctctctctgtcacacacacacacatatatctgtACCTTCCTGGTGCTGAACAGTGTGCTCAAGTATGGCGTTTGAAAAGCTGGGACCTCGGGGGTGGTGGGCTGGTTGCCGGGGCAACCGGGGGATTCTGGGTCGCCGTCCCCCAGCGCAGGCGGAGTGGTGCGACCGCTCGACTTGGTGATCTTAAACCCCAGGGTGCAGAACACCGGCGGCTCAGGAGACTCCATGCTGTCTGCTGAGGGAAACAGAGACAGTAGAGCACAGCGTCAGCTAGTGGCTCTACTGTAGCtagagggagagcagagcaggTTTTCATACAATTTTAAtgatttctctcattttttacTGCAAAGTGGATGGTGATGTTTAGGAAAAATGCGatgttattagtagtattatttcATATTCAGTCATATATCAAGGCCTGTTTTTCCTAAAAAGCATTAAGTATTAGTAATAAGATCATTCCTTCCTTTGGAATATTCTtccattttatatttatttatttatatagtttatttgatagggacaataCAAATTAACATAGTGCCACTTCAACTAGTTACAAACAAGTTGATGCAACTGATGTTCTGCATACAGAGATGATAGATATTGCTAGTTTCCAACTGTGTGACAAGCTGGACaggcttgaacccaggtcttataagactctttctctctctatgtgacCCTGCTGCTGACATTCAGGGGAGCCAGCGCAGGATGAAAAGAAGGTGCAACAGTCTCATACCATTTGTCTGTAAGCCGTCCATCACAGAGTTCACCGGCGGTACGGGGAGGACGTGTGGCGGTCTGTAAGACAAAACAGAGGACGCTGTTAAAGGGCAATAAGTAAGAGTTtcactgtcccatagcacaaaatgaccatagtATATCTGCAGGGGGGTTGATAAGGCTGTGGATCAATACCAACGACGCTCTACCTCTGGGTCTTCTCGACGTTCTTGCGGTGCAGGTCCATGGTGAAGTCGTTGTTGAAGCACGTGGTGTGCTCGGTGATGCCGAAGTGGTGCAGCTGGGGCATCTGcggctcgtcctcctcctccatgcgcAGCATGCACTTGGGCGTCACGGGCATGGGCGGCTGCACCGGCATGTGGAGCGAGGGGTGAGGCAGGCTCATCTCGGGCATGGGCGGAGCCTCGAGGCACGGCTCCGCCCTGCCCAGCGCTCGCTTCAGCAGCACCTCCGACAGGCCGAAGTCGGACAGCTTCGGGGTTCGCAGCGGGTCGGCGGGGGGCGGTCCCACCTGCGGAGGTGAGACGGGAGAGGGGTCGGCTCCGGCCTCACCCCgctgcccctcctctccccccgcTGGCCTGGCTtcatccccctcctcttcttcatctgtggcctctgacccctgacctttgacctctgtgtGAATGAATTAAAGTCAGCTCATATCTCAGTTTATCTTGATATCTGCAGTCCTAAGGTTTAATTTCAGGACATGCAGTGAACATTagggtgttttttgttgttgttgttgatacaTCTACAGTGTAACATGGctttcaaatataaaaataaatagtcttatctgtctttaaaaaaaatgtttcagttcACTGGGGTAGATTGTTCCCTTATGTCCATATATGTccttatatattatataaataacAGAAAATCCTTGTTATCATGGAGAAGGAGCAATAGCTGCTATTCAAGAAGacacagcagagacacagtATGCTCATAAATATATCTACAGAGATGTCTAACAATATGAAAtccaaaaatatacatattgaTTGATTACACCACGTATTTAAGTCtatactgtctgtctttcacccATACTCAGCTCCTGTCATTACTTACTGGTTGGTCTGTGGGTGTCTTGGGGAGCCTGGTATCCATATTTCTGACTGTGTCCGCTCAGCCTCTGGATGTCCTCAGTGAACCTCTGCTCCATCACCATGCAGGCCTTTATGAAGCAGCCCACCTCGTCCTCCTTCGCTCTCTGCTGGGCCAGCTGATCCTGGACCTGCCCCTACAGGAAAACAGTCGATCAACACGCCCCTTTCAGATGTAAAAACGGATGTAGTACATGGTAAACGCACTTAAACTGGTTGGAAATGTGTTGTTTAGCTTGTTCTATTAGCAGTTTCTTATGTTTCTATATGCAGGATGTAACTCTGAACGTCAAGCCAAACTccgttcaaaaatctggcagtttaatgtttcCTCGTTTACCGGTGATCGTACATAGctggtagaacatgacttgTTTTTAGGAATCATCAGGATCTTCTTGTAGATTCGGCACATCGATAGTCCACTAAGCTGCacttaatttcaataaaatctcaagtTATAGAACTGGTTGACACCGTTTGCTACCACCCTCCTGTGTATTTTGACGGTTGAATATTGTAGGATTACCAGCCGAACAACATTAAAAGTTGACATTGTACTGAAGTAAGcgctgcttggtgtattggtTCTATGCCGAACTGAAGAGTGGCTCTTAATGACTCTAAAAAAGGTCTTACGTTTTTTTTCTAACAGGTAGGTTAAGCAAAGCGAGATTAAAATGCAAGactttgaatggagtttggcgtgacgttctcACCATCCGAAAGATCGACACCTAACGTATCTGAGATAGATCATGTCACTCATGTCAACTTACCTTGAGATCCCTGACCTCAGCGTTCAGCTCGTGATATGCTCGCATAGCTCTCTCGGCGTTTTCTGTAATAATAAAATTGTACGTAAATAAACGACTTTAGCATGTTGTGTCAAGTTTGCTAGCAGGGTCACCGGTTTACACCTCGCTGTCACTCACCGCCGTCGTCGTCGTTTCTGTTTTGATACGCGAGCTGAAGCttggccgtttctgtctccagAGTTACCGCCATCTTCTTCAGCTTGGTAAAGAACCGTGCCGTCGGGTCCATTTTCAGATAACAGCGGCAAATTATCAAACATTAAATCCGAGTAACAGCTAATTCCTAAACGTATACAGACGGACGGTGTTGCGACTTTTCGATTTTGGCGCCACTTCCGCGTTCAATCGGAAGTAGTTCTCACTcgtgtgtttttatgttggcATGCTAAGCCGTGCTGCCACCTAGTGATACTGGAGTGTATTACAGGAGACAGGACAAGCCACAGGAGCAGGCAGCTGTGGATGGATACTTCACAACAAATACTGataaaacaatgataaaatCTCTCATCATATAGAAGAATAAAGCCAGCTACAAATTTTCTCCTGACTTGCAGCTTTTTTCCTATTATACTTGCATCATGAACTCAAGTTcagagggagctggaggtgGAGACATCTTATCAGACACGCTGATTATTCTGGAGAGTGTATAAATATTGGAGAAACAGTGAAGGTCACCACAAACCTGGACAAAGAACAACTGAGGTGAGTTTCTCCACAGCCTCCAACATTACTCAGGTAACAGGTCAGTAAACAATCAATAAACAAATTCACACCAATTTCTAATATTTTGACACCAGTTCTCAGGTGTTTGTGGTAACCTGCTGCCTTGCCTCCCAGCTGATCCGTCGGTCCGCAGCGCTCGAGCCATGGCGATGTTTGGAAAGGTTCTGGAGCCGGTGGGCTACATGCAGACCATGAGGTGAGGGTTTTGTGTGACTCTTTCCCCTTTATATCAACAATGTGACTTTAATCTAACCTAAATCATAATGCTGATTGGTGAAGGCTGACATGACTGCACACATTGTATCCCCGCTGGCCATAGTGGGACATTTGACCTCTAACCTTTTTGGTGCTTTCCTCTAACTGTTGAGCAAGAGGACTGAACTTTTTCCTTTTAGTCTGTTATGTtcctgtatttgtttttattgtagtcTGTCTCAAACTATTTTTatcagtgctgctgctgatttTGGCCAGGCAatcccttgaaaaagaggtttttaatctcaatgggacttcctggttaaataaaggttaaataaaatgagaaaatgttgtCTTTATGTAACAAATGTATGTTCCACACACTGTCATTGCTTGAAACCCCCTGCTGAGACgggctgtggtgtgtgtgtgtgtgtgtgtgtgtgtgtgtgtgtgtgtgtgtgttggtgtcagGGTGGTGGTGCAGGGGATCTGCTCCTACCTGGGCGGCGGCGGCACGTCGGAGGAGACGGAGCAGGCCAGGAAGAACCTGGACTCCATCGACCAGGAGCTGGGAGCGTCGGGCTGCGGCCTGCTGAGCGACCGGGACGTCCACCAGCTGGAGGACGACCTCGCCACCGTGTACTACCAGCTGGGCACCgcggtgaggggggggggggggggggagtcctCAGAGGAAGGTTATCTTTAACACTGACAACTACAAATCTCCTTAATGAAGATAAACTGAGCAgaatcagctgtttctctggGTGTTTGCAGTGACATCAGCCTCATGtcgtgctgaaacgattagtcgattaaatCTTTGACTACTTAACATAGAACTTAAAACTTGACCATGttccacatactgtagatattaCGCACCTCCTGCACAAAGTCCATTTATTGCACAGAACTTCTGCACTATCATTTATAGtttctattttttatattaCCTTTcttattacctttcctgtattatttttattagctTTCCTGTACGTCCTTGGCACTGTTCcaccaattgctgctgtggcacccaAGTTTCACCcaggggataaaaaaaaaaaaaagtgcaatcttatcttaatcCATTGGTCAATCCTCAAAATTAATCAAtgataattttgataatcgattaatcgttttactcatttatcagtaaaaataccaaacatttctctggttccagcttcacaaatgcaaagatttgctgcttttctctgtttcatatcattagaaaatgaataggctgctttgggttttttggctgctggtcagacggAGTAATTTGAAGagtcactttgggctctggtgacttgtgatgggcatttgtcattatttttgacattttaccgactaaatgattaatcgataatgaaaataatcgctGTTGCAGTCCTAGCCTAAGAGCTACTGACAACTATAAAATGGTAGTATCGACTTCTCCTCAGTATCTCACCAGCTGCTTCGTTAGTTTTGTTGAAGGTCAGAGCCCCAGAGGGAGGAGTCGCCCTTCAGCTCCGACCGCTCAGATCCGCCTTCAGCCGAACCTCGATTCAGAGAATATTGTTGCTGTATCCCCAAAAATGTCTCAGAAACTAAGAAGAACAGAGTTGATTTCAGCTTTTCTACCACGTATTTTTGGAATTTGTGGTGTTTTGAGAGTTTCATAAACCCAGCAGGTCGGAGAATGTGATCCtccaactgaagttaaaacatgaaaatcagcaacATTGGAgttttttcacatgacaacagcgatatgcagGTGTACCAGGTGTACTTTCTGTGAGTGTTTGAAGGTATTTGGATTATTCTCACCCATCAGCCTAACAGAAAACTCTGAAATGTCTGAAAACGTCATGTTCGCTTCTCACACAGCAGAATGTTGTGAGAGTATTAACACTGGAGTATTTACAGTGtaccaaggttattatagttttgcatttttcattagtttttatttttatttcattttgactttttgttttcaatttcagtttagttttaattagtttttaaagcaggtttgctagtttagtttagtttttattttttttaaatgcttagttttagtttagtttttattagtttcagtgttagttttagtctttttttgtaatatggggtatttgtcaggggcgaaattcaaaaaggtcaaaaaaaattgaaaaaaaacaaattggaagatagatttcatatccacccaaaatactcggcttatgtatgaaataaattgacaaagatgaaaactaaagacattttctctataattttagtttattttagttagttttgtaaacacacaatacagtttcagttagttatcgTTTTCTTGTAAAGcctcatttttattgttatttcagttaacgaaaatgttttttcacacctagttttcgTTATTTCGTTAATTTTCGTTAACGATAATAACCTTGCAGTGTACATGACTTTTAAGCTGATTTTAGCCACGATTTGGCATCATGACTGTTAGAAATCACTTTCCTcacagtgtaacacactgtatatacagaCATGCTGAGGAGAGACACTTATTTGTACTCAATAAGAATAATATGATACTTTACTGATACTTTATTAAGTTATTAAAAGAGTAAACCACAAGAcccaaagaaagagaaaagcctAGGGGTGGGGCTaggggtgcacacacacacacacacacacaaagtgaactCTGGGTGTGGCATATTTTGGATCTTCAGGTTGCAGTAGCAGTGTTTAACCTTTAGAGGGCAGTCTGTACAGTTAGATTCATCTGAAGGAGGTTTTATGGTTTCTCTTTAAAACATATAAACGGTGGGTCGGGTTCGTATCAAATCCACCTCCGGTCACCGGTTTGACCTTGAGCTGTCTGAGGTGAACCCGCCCTTCAACAGACCAGAGATCAGCTTCCTGGAACAAAGGGCAAAGGATTTGGCAGCAGTGATAGAGTTAAAGAGGTGGATCTACTGTGAAGGGTGAAGTAACTGATTACTCaagttactgtaactgagtagcttgtttgtgtacttctactttaagtacatttttactgaagttTTGTCCTTttagtccattttaaatcccatccatcacagaacagattgtgtgtctctccatcagcagcagaaactggatcgacgtaaactgacaaactgtggatccattcacagtgagaagaggaatctgactttactttgtttctgcactttattttgtcgtttctaatgtttccagttaaaagaatccagtctgaactctgacctctctcctgttagaatcacatggaaaagatcacagctgacaacgttctcttttctaaagaggaactcaggaactttcactctgaggacattttaaatcagacactttttacttttactgcagtagatttttacaccagaaatTTAAGTAACCACAGCTGCTCCCTGGCAGTCAGGCTGATAGGTGTGTATGGCAGAAAGCAGAGGGTCAACACTGTAGCTTTGCCTGACAGTTCCTTCAGCTACAGCGACAGTTTCGGTCGCTTCATTGCACTAATTATATTATGTAAATGTAGATGTGTGACCTTTGACTCTATCGGCACACAGCCACTGTCCAGATGTAGGATTCATGTGTATCTGATTAGTGGCACGCTGTGGCTTTAGGGCAGCTCATTTTCAATTTAATCATTTCGAAATGTAAAAAGAAAGCGTTAGTTACTCTTTTCCTTTATAAGAGAGAATTCACTcttaattttgaaaaagaaTCCCCTTCCTGGATTAGTTGAATCGAGAGTGAATTGAACTCACTCAGTTTACACAGTTGTGTTTGTCACCAAGCTCTTTCTCTGtgtagtgtgtgtctgcagcaggAATAAGAGTCTTTATCAGCATAAGGGAatgtgagtgaaaaaaaaagatgacatcCTGGAAAAAGGACTGGAAAATTCACATCCATCATGATTAAGAGCAGGATGAGAGATTACCAAAAGCTAAACGCAGGTTACATTTCCCCTGTGGCTGGTGAGTTTCTCCACTCCGATACCAACCGTCGTTTGTCGTTTTTTGTGGAGTTTACCGTGCAGCTGCTGCGGTTGGTGGACGATGAGGAAGGACGAAGACTCTTGCCGGGTCCTACTCACATTCCTGGAGAGAGTCACACTTCTTCTGGTTTTCGAATTGGAATCAGAATCATTTCccccaagtacaataaatgagTGGGTTTCATATTTGTAATAAATGGGAAAACTAGCACCTCATTTGCTGCGAATGGGAGCGGTGCGTCTAAGAAAAACATCCCCCCAAAATgttaaatcaatcaaaaaaaaaagtgtatcgCCTTGCGTATCTCTGcatgggggtgggtgggggaggtgATGGAGGGTGCATGGGATTTGCTGTCACTGGGACAGGAAGTGGTGCATCCAAAAGATAACCTCCAGCCAAAATGTTGGACCCCTTCCTctaacatccccccccccccccaccttgtgttttttctcagGTGAGGGCCCAGCCGGAGTTCACCAAGCGGGAGACGGAGGTGTTCCTGCAGTACGTGCAGGACTACCGGCTGGAGCGCCAGCTGACGGCGCTCCACAACCGGCTGATGGGCGTGTCGGCGCTGACCGACCAGCCcacgctgctggaggagctggtgCTGAGCCGTAAGCCCAAGCGCTGGGAGATGAGGGAGTTCTGCGTCAAGGTGGgtgaaggggagaggggggagggagggtggggtgggggggggcgggggggggagcTAGAGCTtccctttgttcaaacccaaTTTCCCTaaagggatcattaaagtttcatcctcTCTTATTTTACAAGTTATTATACGGAGGAACGCGAGCCTGAGGTGAAACAGCAATGTCACCTTGTTAGCTTTGGATGAATCACTCATGCTAGACAGGGGCGGagccttcaaacacacacactcacacacatttacatgtatgaacgcatgcaaacacacacacacacacacacacacacacacacacatacagacaaactcagaggaggaggagaggacaaagagaaacagagagaattcacacagacagaaaataagTGCAAAGCCTCTCCACTGTACGGGACCTAATTGCTCCCAATGTGTATTTTTCATCACATCAGATCCAAGAATTATGAAGCTATGTCAGATAGTATTCCATAATAATGGAGCAAACACACCCAGTCTGCCTGACGATAAGTGTACatgaaacaaaacactgaagagCACAGCTGTACAGGATTAAATATTCAGTTTCCAGACCAAGGTGATAAATGCGACAGAAAAGCATCAAGGTCCTGAGGGAAATAAACCGCGCTGCATCTATCTTCTCGGTatgaaaataaactgaataTTTAATTCAGCAGAGCTGTGACCTTCTGTTGCCTTTCTGGTGTGCTGAGTCGGCAAATTCCCTTTTAAGGGCAGCGCCTGGCGGCTGGCGGAGCAGCAGAAGTTTCTATTAGGAGGAACAGCAGAGCGGATCAGGCCTTCAAACCCCAGCGGGCTCGTCTCCCCGAGCTCGTTCAAATTCTCCCAGCGGCGCCGCATCCTGAGAAATGTCACATTCTCTATGAAAACAAGTTACACACTGGGTGGCCCGGTCGTTAGAGAGGCCGTCCTGTCACTGAAGTGTCACAGGTTTGACCCCCACAAAAGCCAGCGTGTGTTCAGAGAGAGTGGAGTGTGTTGAGTCTCTGCATCTGCAACATATTTCCCCACTGGAGGAGGATCGCATACAGCTTTCTGTGCTGTGTTTCCCCTAAAAATACTAAAGTGAGTGGactgccctctctccttttgaaaaaaacaaaaacaaagccaatgtgtgtccatcaacagccgtCTGTCCTGTTGACGAGTCCCTGAGCTGACATTCACTAAAGATTTGTTCGGGGAAAAGTGCTTTTCACAAACCGTAACAGTGTCAAACATGAATGACTTTGAGCCGGTCAGTGTCATGTACattatatgtaaatctcattatttttccCGATAGTTACTTGTAGGCGAGGCCTCGCAAATCGCGGTTGCACCCAATTCAACAACATCCACTCCCCCAAATTACTGCAGTGCATCTAAGATCCTTTGAAAGGCGGCGTGAAGACTTTGTGTTTGACTTGTCCGTTCAGAGCGCTGCTGTCATCGCTGCAAgacagggagcgagagagagagagagagagagagagagagagagagagagagagagagagtctcatCCTGGAGTCTCAGATCAGACCAGAGGAAGCTCCAGTTCTAAAGGGGCTTTAGGTGTGAGGGTGCCAGTCCTGCTGGATTAGTCTTAAAGCTGAGCCACCAAATTGGAGATAAAGAGGCTGTTTGTTTATGCAGTTGTTTATGCAAGGACTTGTTTGCACCACAACTTGATCTGCATAAATGTCTTAgtgaataagatgaaaactCTCTTTGCTCAAGCAACCGAGGCGCAAAAAATTGCACAAATTGCCCTCGCTGTGCAATCTGGACCTCAGTCTCTGTTTGCTGACTTACTGTCAGCTAAAGGCCTGAAAcataaagacagacaaaaactaAAGCCAGAGAGTTGACATTTTATGGTTCGGGCCTTGAATAATCCAATAAACAATCCGATAAAAGAAATATAACTGAATTTCATGTAACCAAAGTGAGACTTTGCACTACAGCTTGGCACCAGCCTCTCTGCTGCCGTCCAGCACGAGGTTGTACTGAGAGAGAAGGGCAGCAACGTCGAGTCCAACTGTAGCGACCATTACAACATGAGGAGAGCCCGACCTTCTGCAGCCACACAGCCACCGTTAGTTTAGTTAACCTTGAAGAACTTATCATGTATAAACACAATGCAGCCGATAAGTTTATGCGTCTCGCTGGGTTTTCCTCTCCTGCTggcacaagaacacacacacacacacacacacacacgaaagcTCACTTAATGTATGTTGCAtagcacaaaaataaaataaccattcattcattttcatagaAACCAGATGAATGTGCTTATTACTATGTACTTTACAAGTCAAATTTGTAGTTACTGTAGGTTTTAACTCTACTATCTCTCTGACTATCCTCTAGCCTCCTCCTACTATCCTCAGTAACTTCCAAATGCTTCTATCAAAAGAAAAGCCCTAACCTTGTATAACTGCAGATACCATAAGTTCTCTTTGTTTTGTAAAAAGAGTTGGTGACATCTGCATGGTCTATTTAGAGAAAAGGGCGGAGCTTGGACAGTCTCAGGAGGAAGTGTGCGCTCCTGTTTAATGGATTGAGCTGAAATATCCCAGCGAGCCTCCGTTCTGCTGCTAACGATGAGATCTGGAAATACTTGCTGTTTGTTGTCGTCTACTTAGATCCCAGATGGGCGGGATTTACTGCTCAGGACAATATAGTAAGTGTCAAAGTTTAGACGATTACAGCAAAGTATCTGAAAGTCAATTTCGGATGCTTTTGTGATTGACCTGTACTTGACACTATGTGAATTTGTCTTCATGTGGTAAACAcaacccatctggtactccctCCCTGCTGGATGAAACACAGGCTAAGAATTATTTGTAACTactatttaaagctgcagtaggcgacattttgatgtaaaaatccacctgtcTTGTCAGCCTAAATcccaaagtggggctgcaacagagaagatcGTCCACTCTCCATGCTGCAGATTCATCGttttttgcccaaattaaattctggtgtggGTTTGGTCCCTTCTCCTCCCACAGCAAGTGAGGAAtccaaacttcagagtgaaatccaaactgtctcctaaccagcagcagagaaatctggactcaccagcgttagatcttttcctcaaGTTTCCTAaaggttaacagttacagttaaagttgcctagtgcagctttagttGTACCTGACACCATCTGACTTGTCGTCTGCAGGCTGAAACACAGGCTGAGCATTCTGTTCAGGTCTGTTCAGGTCCTGTTTGAACAGGTCTGGCTGTAACctgcttccctcctcttcctcctcttcctccctgcagaTCAACTTTGTCCTGGGCACCGGTCTGCTGTGCCTGTTCACCCAGGCTTCTCTGACGGGCCGCGACCAGGCGCTGCTGATGAAGACCTGGTCCGACCGCATGGGC
This genomic window contains:
- the ska3 gene encoding SKA complex subunit 3; translated protein: MDPTARFFTKLKKMAVTLETETAKLQLAYQNRNDDDGENAERAMRAYHELNAEVRDLKGQVQDQLAQQRAKEDEVGCFIKACMVMEQRFTEDIQRLSGHSQKYGYQAPQDTHRPTKVKGQGSEATDEEEEGDEARPAGGEEGQRGEAGADPSPVSPPQVGPPPADPLRTPKLSDFGLSEVLLKRALGRAEPCLEAPPMPEMSLPHPSLHMPVQPPMPVTPKCMLRMEEEDEPQMPQLHHFGITEHTTCFNNDFTMDLHRKNVEKTQRPPHVLPVPPVNSVMDGLQTNADSMESPEPPVFCTLGFKITKSSGRTTPPALGDGDPESPGCPGNQPTTPEVPAFQTPYLSTLFSTRKGAGELEPADTRAGDENPAFHLPSPRNGAAGSQRSWEYDVPEMSIGGGEDTQMPQMPNLESILGSSLLNRSAGVTKQPGEAEERCVPRLDLDGPTQEFSLGTPRVRGGYREPSTPEMPEMPDLSSVTQDICKLVSQTQLKKSMAVVPPHPRPAGKENRAVSMSAVSESDFQSLPSYLRQMTLSSLNQAVHKINSATADQGHGGQAEFAMEELRRITGVGTKAPIYFLCLTELKRLEHVHGVGISSVYKLISHS